The Candidatus Protochlamydia phocaeensis genome contains a region encoding:
- a CDS encoding VIT1/CCC1 transporter family protein, with protein MKTIYHKEDHFQAGNSISWHVRWTHCAFCSRWGIFGAVAETHLVITAGFAEIAAGSIAMDLGSYLAVKSDTKYFESEAKRENSPKLSTKLRQKNRKYRIYLPNTVFPKMNHHLW; from the coding sequence ATGAAAACGATATATCACAAAGAAGACCATTTCCAAGCTGGAAACAGCATAAGTTGGCATGTCAGATGGACTCACTGTGCCTTTTGCTCTCGCTGGGGTATATTCGGTGCCGTCGCTGAAACTCATCTTGTAATCACAGCTGGCTTTGCCGAAATTGCAGCAGGCTCAATTGCTATGGATTTAGGAAGCTACTTAGCTGTTAAAAGTGACACAAAATATTTTGAGAGCGAAGCCAAGAGAGAGAACAGCCCGAAATTATCCACCAAACTCAGGCAGAAGAACAGGAAATATAGGATATATTTGCCAAATACGGTGTTTCCAAAAATGAATCATCATCTGTGGTGA